One Deefgea tanakiae genomic region harbors:
- a CDS encoding SDH family Clp fold serine proteinase: MNDLDNVITGVLRYRREEIEKQFNCSVLAYYADIRPDYLNWFRSTLEATHAANTEQKKLAIVLNTPGGSVETVEQMVVMVRHFYSEVVFIVPNMAMSAGTIFCMSGDAIYMDYSSALGPIDPQVQSKEGHWVPALGYLDKYEEILQKAANNTLTGVEFAIAQSQDMALLRRYEQARDLSVSLLEEWLVKYKFKNWSTHASSGEPVTPEQRNLRAHEIAAQLGDNKIWHSHGRRLGIDVLRNRLRLEIVDYSEKDDVRSAINAYHDLIADCMAQKNWSIFMDNTGK; the protein is encoded by the coding sequence ATGAACGATTTAGATAATGTTATTACAGGCGTTTTGCGCTATCGAAGAGAGGAAATTGAAAAGCAATTCAATTGCTCTGTCCTGGCCTACTATGCAGACATTCGTCCCGATTATTTAAATTGGTTTCGTAGCACTCTTGAAGCTACCCATGCAGCAAACACCGAGCAAAAAAAACTTGCGATTGTCTTGAATACACCTGGTGGTAGCGTCGAGACAGTGGAGCAAATGGTTGTGATGGTTCGTCACTTTTATAGCGAAGTGGTGTTTATTGTGCCAAACATGGCTATGTCAGCAGGCACAATTTTCTGCATGTCCGGTGACGCAATCTATATGGACTATTCATCAGCTCTTGGTCCTATTGATCCACAAGTACAATCAAAGGAAGGCCACTGGGTTCCTGCTCTTGGATATTTAGATAAGTATGAAGAAATTCTGCAAAAAGCAGCTAATAATACTCTGACTGGGGTTGAATTTGCCATCGCTCAAAGTCAAGATATGGCACTTCTGCGTCGATACGAGCAAGCACGGGATTTGTCGGTTTCTTTGCTAGAAGAATGGTTGGTGAAATACAAATTCAAAAACTGGTCAACGCACGCCTCTTCTGGTGAACCGGTTACACCAGAGCAACGCAATCTTCGGGCGCATGAAATTGCTGCGCAACTCGGTGATAACAAAATTTGGCACTCACATGGAAGACGACTTGGGATAGACGTTCTACGTAATAGGCTTCGACTTGAGATTGTTGATTACAGTGAAAAAGACGATGTTCGAAGTGCGATAAACGCGTATCATGATTTGATTGCGGATTGCATGGCGCAAAAAAACTGGTCAATTTTTATGGACAACACAGGAAAATGA
- a CDS encoding thermonuclease family protein, which translates to MRLLILIICFCCVPVFAQQQLSGQVIGVSDGDTATILTADRKPVKIRLAQIDAPEKAQAFGERSKQSLSDLIYGKNVIVDVETTDKYGRTVGKIIVAGIDANLEQIKRGMAWFYVQYGKDAKYRDAESKAKSAKLGLWSEAAPTPPWEWRHSGKATTASNTTQPVQAKQPINTTSSSASFSCGSKRYCKEMSSCEEAKFYLQHCGATRIDGDGDGVPCEKLCN; encoded by the coding sequence ATGCGTTTACTCATTCTGATTATATGTTTTTGCTGTGTGCCTGTTTTTGCCCAACAACAGCTCTCTGGTCAAGTCATTGGCGTCAGTGATGGGGATACCGCGACCATCCTTACTGCAGATCGCAAACCCGTCAAAATTCGTTTAGCCCAAATCGATGCTCCTGAAAAAGCGCAAGCATTTGGCGAACGCTCAAAACAATCGTTGTCCGATTTAATTTATGGAAAAAATGTCATTGTAGACGTTGAAACGACTGACAAATATGGACGTACTGTCGGAAAAATTATCGTGGCTGGTATTGATGCCAATTTAGAGCAAATCAAACGTGGTATGGCATGGTTCTACGTGCAATATGGCAAAGATGCAAAATATCGTGATGCAGAGTCCAAAGCCAAGTCGGCCAAATTAGGCCTGTGGTCCGAGGCTGCTCCAACACCACCTTGGGAATGGCGACATAGTGGCAAAGCAACGACTGCGAGTAATACAACACAACCAGTGCAAGCAAAACAGCCAATCAACACAACCTCAAGCTCTGCCAGTTTTAGCTGTGGTTCAAAGCGCTATTGCAAAGAAATGTCTTCCTGTGAAGAAGCTAAGTTTTATTTACAGCACTGTGGGGCTACAAGAATCGACGGGGATGGCGATGGCGTGCCGTGTGAGAAGCTTTGCAATTGA
- a CDS encoding LysE family translocator — protein MSWQQLFVIIGAHFLALLSPGPDFFIVVRNSLLHGRRAGVITSVGIALANGVFIVIAIAGFTFLRDQPFLYGLLYWSGCIYLAWLGLCFWRARRHTVSLPESNDADISSLMKNHLLAGFLSGILNPKNALFYLALFTVLIGRNTAVAWQAICGIWMFFAVFAWDCFVAWSAGHPRIMSKFGSRVGGIHQGSAIVLWLISLGMCWNGLVLS, from the coding sequence ATGAGCTGGCAGCAGTTATTCGTGATTATTGGGGCGCATTTTCTGGCGCTGCTGAGCCCTGGGCCGGATTTCTTTATCGTCGTACGAAACTCACTGCTCCATGGCAGAAGAGCGGGCGTGATCACCAGTGTAGGCATTGCGCTTGCAAACGGGGTTTTCATCGTCATCGCCATCGCGGGCTTTACATTTCTTCGCGATCAGCCTTTTCTTTACGGACTTTTATACTGGTCCGGATGCATTTACTTGGCATGGCTTGGGTTGTGTTTCTGGCGCGCTAGGCGGCATACCGTGAGTTTGCCGGAATCGAATGATGCAGACATATCTAGCTTGATGAAAAACCATCTGCTGGCAGGATTCCTTTCCGGTATTCTCAATCCAAAGAATGCGTTGTTCTATCTTGCATTGTTTACTGTACTGATTGGGCGAAATACCGCGGTTGCTTGGCAAGCCATATGTGGCATCTGGATGTTTTTTGCCGTCTTTGCTTGGGACTGCTTTGTGGCTTGGAGTGCTGGTCATCCCCGGATCATGTCTAAATTCGGCAGCAGGGTTGGTGGCATACATCAAGGAAGTGCAATTGTACTTTGGCTCATCAGCTTGGGCATGTGCTGGAATGGCTTGGTTCTGTCTTGA
- the parS gene encoding type II RES/Xre toxin-antitoxin system antitoxin, with translation MSPADQMTAVRVGFEAADAEKMAIYYRLHLPDLATMLSLTPRTLQHHAKQSRRLDSVASERLLRLARVASHATAIFGDSISAGGWLMRPHLSLLEATPLSMLDTAYGEQEVERILCSIEYGLLV, from the coding sequence ATGTCACCAGCAGATCAAATGACCGCCGTACGTGTAGGGTTTGAAGCTGCTGATGCTGAAAAAATGGCGATATACTACCGACTTCATCTTCCTGATCTAGCAACTATGCTCAGTTTGACTCCACGTACGTTGCAGCATCACGCTAAACAAAGTCGGCGATTGGATTCTGTAGCAAGCGAGCGTTTATTGCGTTTGGCTAGAGTTGCCAGTCATGCTACAGCTATTTTCGGGGACTCAATCTCTGCGGGGGGCTGGCTTATGCGACCACACTTATCGCTTTTAGAGGCCACGCCACTATCGATGCTTGATACGGCTTATGGCGAACAGGAAGTTGAACGGATCTTATGCTCTATTGAATATGGATTGCTAGTTTAG
- a CDS encoding helix-turn-helix transcriptional regulator, whose product MSQIFWSEPGLPFVEVRRAQKSRACYRPHTHPTWSIGVVDAGYSTFSYERSEPIRLAAGDVVVIQPHQVHSCNPDTDSAWSYQMLYLDDHWVQSVLVELEMGVLGLKRHHPTRIRDLGCYRAVTAFTAMLFQPYAVNYKESVLIELIGQIFASSTYTPEIKPPGWLRTIQLLLSEQYARDWPVAVLADIVGLSRYHFIRAFHAYTGMTPHAYLLDCRINQARNLLRTGCALADVAQILGFADQSHFHHAFKQRVAVTPRQYLMRQGS is encoded by the coding sequence ATGTCCCAAATCTTCTGGTCTGAACCCGGATTACCTTTTGTCGAGGTGCGCAGAGCACAAAAAAGCAGGGCTTGTTACCGCCCACATACCCATCCCACATGGTCGATTGGTGTGGTTGACGCTGGGTATTCAACATTTTCATATGAACGATCGGAACCAATTCGGCTGGCAGCTGGCGATGTAGTTGTTATCCAGCCCCATCAGGTCCATTCGTGCAATCCGGACACAGACAGTGCTTGGAGCTATCAAATGCTGTATTTGGATGACCATTGGGTACAAAGCGTTCTGGTTGAGTTGGAAATGGGGGTACTAGGTTTGAAGCGCCATCATCCGACTCGGATACGGGATCTTGGCTGTTACCGCGCGGTGACCGCATTTACGGCTATGCTTTTCCAACCATATGCGGTGAATTATAAGGAAAGCGTACTGATTGAATTAATTGGTCAAATTTTTGCCAGCAGTACCTACACCCCTGAAATAAAACCACCAGGCTGGCTACGTACTATCCAATTGCTCCTGAGCGAACAATATGCCCGCGATTGGCCAGTCGCAGTGCTGGCTGATATCGTTGGCCTCAGCCGATATCATTTTATACGTGCATTTCATGCGTATACAGGCATGACGCCCCATGCCTATCTGCTTGATTGCCGGATCAACCAGGCGCGAAATTTACTCCGAACGGGTTGCGCACTTGCAGACGTGGCTCAAATTTTAGGCTTCGCGGACCAAAGCCATTTTCATCATGCTTTTAAACAACGTGTCGCAGTCACCCCACGCCAATACCTGATGCGGCAAGGCTCATAA
- a CDS encoding Wadjet anti-phage system protein JetD domain-containing protein yields the protein MDETCSSLLAWLRRISGTKARKLLAAGVASRAAGGLQIDLVSVLDALQKLRASGLISYKPDIMGMPYTGYLTVVPAVVNMSITEKTWLEALEVATVENALLSEALAASYSLFEGLDAQDMGHVIAGLQRIESTSQENVFGFSVSAQHVLGSSKILSRLPLSTLRLLGAEHFPSTPRYIVVAGPPDPIGVLLIENTTSFELAVQAGLDKRLALVASYGYGLNTMSDSCAGLALVESVLRRECQILSRTGSNHNLSKLFALPRILFWGDLDREGLRIAMALKQQLPQLELSALYLPMRMQVHYRETSHPYVALSGKAAQLPWLPTGDKVFDDLASACSNRAVDQEAVDLKQYGHLAQFSITEMS from the coding sequence ATGGATGAGACCTGCAGCTCCCTGCTTGCGTGGTTGCGACGCATCTCAGGCACAAAGGCTCGCAAGCTACTTGCTGCGGGCGTAGCTTCCCGAGCCGCAGGAGGCCTTCAAATTGATTTAGTTTCTGTGTTGGACGCCTTGCAGAAGTTACGTGCGAGCGGTTTAATTTCATACAAGCCTGACATTATGGGAATGCCATACACGGGATATCTGACCGTAGTTCCGGCCGTCGTTAACATGTCAATTACAGAGAAAACATGGCTTGAGGCGCTTGAAGTAGCTACAGTGGAAAATGCACTTCTATCGGAGGCTTTGGCGGCGTCATATTCGCTCTTTGAAGGGCTTGACGCCCAAGACATGGGACATGTGATTGCAGGGCTTCAGCGTATCGAATCCACTTCGCAGGAGAATGTTTTCGGTTTCAGCGTTAGCGCGCAACATGTTCTTGGTTCTTCAAAAATCTTAAGCAGGCTGCCGCTATCGACGCTCCGTCTACTTGGCGCTGAGCATTTTCCATCGACTCCGCGTTACATTGTAGTCGCTGGACCACCCGACCCTATTGGGGTTCTTCTGATTGAGAACACCACTAGCTTTGAATTGGCCGTGCAAGCTGGATTGGACAAGCGGCTTGCCTTAGTAGCATCCTATGGATACGGCTTGAATACAATGTCTGACAGCTGCGCTGGTTTGGCTCTGGTTGAGAGCGTCCTGCGCAGGGAATGTCAGATTCTCAGCAGAACCGGAAGCAATCACAACCTCTCCAAACTTTTCGCGTTGCCACGCATACTTTTCTGGGGTGATCTTGATCGGGAAGGACTGCGAATTGCTATGGCCCTGAAGCAGCAATTGCCGCAACTTGAGCTAAGCGCATTATATCTGCCGATGAGAATGCAGGTGCATTACCGTGAGACATCGCACCCTTATGTAGCTCTAAGTGGAAAAGCGGCTCAATTGCCATGGTTGCCCACGGGCGATAAAGTGTTCGATGACTTGGCTTCTGCCTGCTCAAACCGCGCTGTTGACCAGGAAGCCGTCGACCTGAAACAGTATGGGCATTTGGCTCAGTTTAGCATTACAGAAATGAGCTAA
- a CDS encoding DUF6710 family protein, with protein MAGKIKSKKKKRVSALAKAACTLIQQRNEPSRLPLPDLPTDMALSPADQWTSLLWAIDAAESFGADGLRGLTLSLARIVQGEGLKAFLFDVRRGAKSSLNPETLLWDRDLAVNSAGDSLGSLRDQPLKTSKVKIRDSAFFAPVWERWRLIRALAYLGRGLRWGAWSQEDNHRGVAWLPWPLVWITNGNHSSMSALMRGAGAFKCYATYDLTAILQSVRTDGIHWYRNDDGSILGPVHSMAMAGIFVIGQRLGYETTNNDQA; from the coding sequence ATGGCAGGCAAGATAAAATCTAAAAAGAAAAAGCGGGTAAGTGCTTTAGCTAAGGCCGCTTGTACTTTAATTCAGCAACGAAACGAGCCGTCGCGGCTCCCCTTACCAGATTTGCCAACTGATATGGCCCTATCGCCAGCCGATCAATGGACATCACTACTATGGGCTATTGATGCGGCAGAATCATTCGGTGCAGATGGACTTCGCGGATTAACACTGAGCTTGGCTCGCATCGTTCAAGGTGAGGGCCTTAAAGCTTTCCTGTTTGATGTGCGTCGTGGTGCGAAATCGAGCCTAAACCCGGAAACATTGCTTTGGGATCGTGATTTAGCGGTCAATTCCGCTGGCGATTCATTGGGTAGTCTCCGAGATCAGCCTTTGAAAACATCAAAAGTAAAAATTCGGGATTCTGCATTCTTCGCCCCTGTGTGGGAGCGTTGGCGATTAATACGGGCATTAGCGTATTTAGGGCGCGGTTTGCGATGGGGGGCTTGGTCTCAAGAAGATAATCATCGTGGTGTGGCTTGGCTTCCCTGGCCCCTAGTGTGGATAACAAATGGTAATCACAGTTCAATGTCTGCCTTGATGCGTGGGGCCGGGGCATTCAAGTGCTATGCAACGTACGATCTCACTGCGATATTGCAGTCTGTTCGAACTGATGGAATTCATTGGTATAGAAACGATGATGGATCAATTCTTGGCCCAGTTCATTCAATGGCAATGGCTGGAATTTTCGTCATTGGCCAACGTCTAGGCTATGAAACCACGAACAATGATCAAGCCTGA